Proteins found in one Sorghum bicolor cultivar BTx623 chromosome 1, Sorghum_bicolor_NCBIv3, whole genome shotgun sequence genomic segment:
- the LOC110437391 gene encoding uncharacterized protein LOC110437391 isoform X2, whose amino-acid sequence MTTSSDPAATPAPQSPGVGGVALSSCIGDLLRFVLSSHTGACPGDDLAAFPLSPSYCVRLVNDGELFGKLEASIQRCLEEGRLPGPPAVVGIPAAEEGPEERGWELLLLEKGAELKRMYDAVDFELHVQEPYFTQLRAGAKKVEGRLATGNYNRITQGSLLLFNKCLLLNIEAVRKYSSFSEMLEAEIISNVLPGISSIVEGVKVYRKFYTEEKENSSGVLAISVSKPTSQPYITMTDILAGLGYDGLGRLLGMAKTAGTVPDGLPPPRSALLSSCMRLLQPNVKGCSLTDGARALSKHVHRSRKGWWGNFNGSDSSKNQVASETVDSLLRECCWMNVHLTQPYGPVFEIRVHEGYGARWSQDGSKFIGFLEPYTPEGYAKGWKH is encoded by the exons ATGACGACCTCCTCCGACCCTGCCGCCACCCCGGCGCCGCAGTCTCCGGGCGTCGGCGGCGTGGCCCTCTCGTCCTGCATCGGCGACCTCCTCCGTTTCGTCCTCTCCTCCCACACCGGCGCCTGCCCCGGTGACGACCTGGCCGCGTTCCCCCTCTCGCCGTCCTACTGCGTCCGCCTCGTCAACGACGGCGAACTGTTCGGGAAGCTGGAGGCCTCTATTCAGCGGTGCCTCGAGGAGGGGCGGCTCCCGGGACCGCCCGCAGTGGTCGGGATTCCGGCTGCGGAGGAGGGGCCGGAGGAGAGAGGgtgggagctgctgctgctggagaaAGGCGCCGAGTTGAAGCGG ATGTATGATGCTGTTGACTTTGAGTTGCATGTTCAGGAACCCTACTTCACTCAACTCAGAG CTGGAGCCAAGAAGGTTGAAGGGAGATTAGCGACTGGTAACTACAACCG GATTACACAAGGTTCTTTGCTGCTATTCAATAAATGCCTGTTGCTTAACATTGAG GCAGTTAGGAAGTACAGTTCATTCTCTGAGATGCTGGAAGCAGAGATAATCTCAAATGTCCTTCCTGGTATTTCATCAATTGTAGAAG GTGTGAAAGTATATAGGAAATTCTATACAGAGGAAAAGGAGAACTCTTCTGGAGTTTTAGCGATATCAGTTTCAAAGCCAACATCTCAACCTTACATAACCATGACTGATATCCTTGCT GGATTGGGCTATGATGGATTGGGTAGACTCCTTGGTATGGCCAAAACAGCTGGAACTGTTCCAGATGGACTACCTCCTCCAAGATCTGCACTGTTATCATCTTGTATGAGACTACTCCAACCAAAT GTGAAAGGCTGTTCTTTAACTGATGGTGCAAGGGCATTGTCCAAACATGTTCACAGGAGTAGGAAAGGATGGTGGGGCAACTTTAATGGGAGTG ATTCGAGCAAGAACCAAGTTGCATCTGAAACCGTTGACTctttgttgcgtgaatgttgtTGGATGAATGTTCATCTGACTCAACCCTATGGTCCTGTTTTTGAAATCCGTGTGCATGAAGGTTATGGCGCCAGATGGTCTCAAGATGGTTCAAAG TTCATTGGATTCTTGGAGCCCTACACCCCAGAAGGCTATGCTAAAGGATGGAAACACTAG
- the LOC110437391 gene encoding uncharacterized protein LOC110437391 isoform X1: MTTSSDPAATPAPQSPGVGGVALSSCIGDLLRFVLSSHTGACPGDDLAAFPLSPSYCVRLVNDGELFGKLEASIQRCLEEGRLPGPPAVVGIPAAEEGPEERGWELLLLEKGAELKRMYDAVDFELHVQEPYFTQLRAGAKKVEGRLATGNYNRITQGSLLLFNKCLLLNIEAVRKYSSFSEMLEAEIISNVLPGISSIVEGVKVYRKFYTEEKENSSGVLAISVSKPTSQPYITMTDILAGLGYDGLGRLLGMAKTAGTVPDGLPPPRSALLSSCMRLLQPNVKGCSLTDGARALSKHVHRSRKGWWGNFNGSDSSKNQVASETVDSLLRECCWMNVHLTQPYGPVFEIRVHEGYGARWSQDGSKIKNCLRAFVPQTSRKNIISNCDTTKKKKSISFTVIVIVHMHIAIMLLS; the protein is encoded by the exons ATGACGACCTCCTCCGACCCTGCCGCCACCCCGGCGCCGCAGTCTCCGGGCGTCGGCGGCGTGGCCCTCTCGTCCTGCATCGGCGACCTCCTCCGTTTCGTCCTCTCCTCCCACACCGGCGCCTGCCCCGGTGACGACCTGGCCGCGTTCCCCCTCTCGCCGTCCTACTGCGTCCGCCTCGTCAACGACGGCGAACTGTTCGGGAAGCTGGAGGCCTCTATTCAGCGGTGCCTCGAGGAGGGGCGGCTCCCGGGACCGCCCGCAGTGGTCGGGATTCCGGCTGCGGAGGAGGGGCCGGAGGAGAGAGGgtgggagctgctgctgctggagaaAGGCGCCGAGTTGAAGCGG ATGTATGATGCTGTTGACTTTGAGTTGCATGTTCAGGAACCCTACTTCACTCAACTCAGAG CTGGAGCCAAGAAGGTTGAAGGGAGATTAGCGACTGGTAACTACAACCG GATTACACAAGGTTCTTTGCTGCTATTCAATAAATGCCTGTTGCTTAACATTGAG GCAGTTAGGAAGTACAGTTCATTCTCTGAGATGCTGGAAGCAGAGATAATCTCAAATGTCCTTCCTGGTATTTCATCAATTGTAGAAG GTGTGAAAGTATATAGGAAATTCTATACAGAGGAAAAGGAGAACTCTTCTGGAGTTTTAGCGATATCAGTTTCAAAGCCAACATCTCAACCTTACATAACCATGACTGATATCCTTGCT GGATTGGGCTATGATGGATTGGGTAGACTCCTTGGTATGGCCAAAACAGCTGGAACTGTTCCAGATGGACTACCTCCTCCAAGATCTGCACTGTTATCATCTTGTATGAGACTACTCCAACCAAAT GTGAAAGGCTGTTCTTTAACTGATGGTGCAAGGGCATTGTCCAAACATGTTCACAGGAGTAGGAAAGGATGGTGGGGCAACTTTAATGGGAGTG ATTCGAGCAAGAACCAAGTTGCATCTGAAACCGTTGACTctttgttgcgtgaatgttgtTGGATGAATGTTCATCTGACTCAACCCTATGGTCCTGTTTTTGAAATCCGTGTGCATGAAGGTTATGGCGCCAGATGGTCTCAAGATGGTTCAAAG ATCAAAAATTGTTTAAGGGCTTTTGTACCTCAAACAAGCAGGAAAAACATCATATCAAATTGTGACACTACAAAGAAGAAAAAATCGATAAGTTTCACCGTGATTGTTATTGTCCATATGCACATTGCCATAATGTTACTGAGCTAA
- the LOC110437391 gene encoding uncharacterized protein LOC110437391 isoform X4, which translates to MTTSSDPAATPAPQSPGVGGVALSSCIGDLLRFVLSSHTGACPGDDLAAFPLSPSYCVRLVNDGELFGKLEASIQRCLEEGRLPGPPAVVGIPAAEEGPEERGWELLLLEKGAELKRMYDAVDFELHVQEPYFTQLRAGAKKVEGRLATGNYNRITQGSLLLFNKCLLLNIEAVRKYSSFSEMLEAEIISNVLPGISSIVEGVKVYRKFYTEEKENSSGVLAISVSKPTSQPYITMTDILAGLGYDGLGRLLGMAKTAGTVPDGLPPPRSALLSSCMRLLQPNE; encoded by the exons ATGACGACCTCCTCCGACCCTGCCGCCACCCCGGCGCCGCAGTCTCCGGGCGTCGGCGGCGTGGCCCTCTCGTCCTGCATCGGCGACCTCCTCCGTTTCGTCCTCTCCTCCCACACCGGCGCCTGCCCCGGTGACGACCTGGCCGCGTTCCCCCTCTCGCCGTCCTACTGCGTCCGCCTCGTCAACGACGGCGAACTGTTCGGGAAGCTGGAGGCCTCTATTCAGCGGTGCCTCGAGGAGGGGCGGCTCCCGGGACCGCCCGCAGTGGTCGGGATTCCGGCTGCGGAGGAGGGGCCGGAGGAGAGAGGgtgggagctgctgctgctggagaaAGGCGCCGAGTTGAAGCGG ATGTATGATGCTGTTGACTTTGAGTTGCATGTTCAGGAACCCTACTTCACTCAACTCAGAG CTGGAGCCAAGAAGGTTGAAGGGAGATTAGCGACTGGTAACTACAACCG GATTACACAAGGTTCTTTGCTGCTATTCAATAAATGCCTGTTGCTTAACATTGAG GCAGTTAGGAAGTACAGTTCATTCTCTGAGATGCTGGAAGCAGAGATAATCTCAAATGTCCTTCCTGGTATTTCATCAATTGTAGAAG GTGTGAAAGTATATAGGAAATTCTATACAGAGGAAAAGGAGAACTCTTCTGGAGTTTTAGCGATATCAGTTTCAAAGCCAACATCTCAACCTTACATAACCATGACTGATATCCTTGCT GGATTGGGCTATGATGGATTGGGTAGACTCCTTGGTATGGCCAAAACAGCTGGAACTGTTCCAGATGGACTACCTCCTCCAAGATCTGCACTGTTATCATCTTGTATGAGACTACTCCAACCAAAT GAGTAG
- the LOC110437391 gene encoding uncharacterized protein LOC110437391 isoform X3 yields the protein MTTSSDPAATPAPQSPGVGGVALSSCIGDLLRFVLSSHTGACPGDDLAAFPLSPSYCVRLVNDGELFGKLEASIQRCLEEGRLPGPPAVVGIPAAEEGPEERGWELLLLEKGAELKRMYDAVDFELHVQEPYFTQLRAGAKKVEGRLATGNYNRITQGSLLLFNKCLLLNIEAVRKYSSFSEMLEAEIISNVLPGISSIVEGVKVYRKFYTEEKENSSGVLAISVSKPTSQPYITMTDILAGLGYDGLGRLLGMAKTAGTVPDGLPPPRSALLSSCMRLLQPNAVL from the exons ATGACGACCTCCTCCGACCCTGCCGCCACCCCGGCGCCGCAGTCTCCGGGCGTCGGCGGCGTGGCCCTCTCGTCCTGCATCGGCGACCTCCTCCGTTTCGTCCTCTCCTCCCACACCGGCGCCTGCCCCGGTGACGACCTGGCCGCGTTCCCCCTCTCGCCGTCCTACTGCGTCCGCCTCGTCAACGACGGCGAACTGTTCGGGAAGCTGGAGGCCTCTATTCAGCGGTGCCTCGAGGAGGGGCGGCTCCCGGGACCGCCCGCAGTGGTCGGGATTCCGGCTGCGGAGGAGGGGCCGGAGGAGAGAGGgtgggagctgctgctgctggagaaAGGCGCCGAGTTGAAGCGG ATGTATGATGCTGTTGACTTTGAGTTGCATGTTCAGGAACCCTACTTCACTCAACTCAGAG CTGGAGCCAAGAAGGTTGAAGGGAGATTAGCGACTGGTAACTACAACCG GATTACACAAGGTTCTTTGCTGCTATTCAATAAATGCCTGTTGCTTAACATTGAG GCAGTTAGGAAGTACAGTTCATTCTCTGAGATGCTGGAAGCAGAGATAATCTCAAATGTCCTTCCTGGTATTTCATCAATTGTAGAAG GTGTGAAAGTATATAGGAAATTCTATACAGAGGAAAAGGAGAACTCTTCTGGAGTTTTAGCGATATCAGTTTCAAAGCCAACATCTCAACCTTACATAACCATGACTGATATCCTTGCT GGATTGGGCTATGATGGATTGGGTAGACTCCTTGGTATGGCCAAAACAGCTGGAACTGTTCCAGATGGACTACCTCCTCCAAGATCTGCACTGTTATCATCTTGTATGAGACTACTCCAACCAAAT GCTGTTCTTTAA